The Brachyhypopomus gauderio isolate BG-103 chromosome 1, BGAUD_0.2, whole genome shotgun sequence genome includes a window with the following:
- the kcnk1b gene encoding potassium channel subfamily K member 1b: protein MLQSLTSNSCVRLIQSNRSAWYFLFLVLGYILYLIFGAVVFSSVELPYEDLLRQDLRNAKQQFLQDNKCLSEERLEMFLSKALDASNYGVSILNNASANWNWDFTSSLFFASTILSTTGYGHTAPLSDGGKAFCIIYSVIGIPFTLLFLTAVVQRIMVFSTRRPITYVHTRWGLSKPLVALVHANLLAVVAVSCFFLIPAAIFSALEGDWNFLESFYFCFISLSTIGLGDYVPGEAFNQRFRELYKLGITVYLLLGLIAMLVVLETFCELQQLKQLRKMFYLQKEKPADRLAIMEHDQLAFSAVDHAASPQEEKSEPFIDVPVLTSPGGDDPMIR from the exons ATGCTCCAGTCCCTCACTAGTAACTCGTGTGTCCGTTTGATCCAGAGTAACAGATCGGCGTGGTATTTTTTATTCTTAGTCTTGGGATATATTCTCTATCTGATATTCGGCGCCGTTGTCTTTTCGTCGGTGGAACTACCGTATGAGGATCTTCTGCGACAAGATCTCAGGAATGCCAAACAACAGTTTCTGCAAGATAATAAGTGTTTATCAGAGGAGCGCCTGGAGATGTTTCTGTCCAAGGCGCTCGATGCCAGTAACTACGGAGTTTCTATTCTCAACAACGCATCTGCAAACTGGAACTGGGACTTTACCTCGTCGCTATTCTTCGCAAGCACAATTCTGTCAACGACAG GGTATGGTCACACTGCCCCTCTCTCAGATGGAGGCAAGGCCTTCTGTATCATTTACTCTGTGATCGGTATCCCattcaccctcctcttcctcacggcCGTGGTGCAAAGGATCATGGTGTTCAGTACACGGAGGCCCATCACGTACGTGCACACACGCTGGGGCCTGTCTAAGCCCCTTGTGGCACTGGTGCACGCCAACCTGCTGGCGGTAGTGGCCGTTTCCTGCTTCTTCCTCATCCCCGCCGCCATCTTCTCGGCGCTGGAGGGCGACTGGAACTTCTTGGAATCTTTCTACTTCTGCTTCATCTCACTCTCCACCATCGGCCTGGGAGATTACGTCCCTGGAGAAGCGTTCAACCAGCGCTTCcgtgagctctacaaactgggCATCACTG TCTATCTTTTGCTAGGCCTGATCGCCATGCTGGTGGTGCTGGAGACCTTCTGTGAGCTGCAGCAGTTGAAGCAGCTCCGGAAGATGTTCTACCTGCAGAAGGAGAAGCCCGCGGACCGACTGGCCATCATGGAGCACGACCAGCTCGCCTTCTCCGCTGTGGATCATGCAGCGTCACCCCAGGAGGAAAAGTCTGAGCCCTTCATCGACGTCCCTGTCCTAACCTCTCCGGGCGGCGATGATCCCATGATCAGATAA